The genomic DNA ATTCCGAACTCTGTCGCTAGAGTTAAATCTGGGGGTTTTTAGATCCTATTATCTATTATTTTTATTTTAAGCGACTTAACTTGACAATAAAGCTTTAGAATTAAAAAGGGGTATATTAAATAACAAACCGGAGGAAGTAATGACTTTTCAGGATTTTATGAACAAAGTTGCTGCTCGTAATCAGGGGGAGCCTGAATTTTTACAGGCAGTCAAGGAAGTAGTTGAGACGATATGGGATGTTTACATTTCAGAACCGAGACTTGTAAAAGCGAATATTATGGAAAGAATAGTAGAGCCGGAGCGAGTTATAATGTTCCGTGTACCTTGGGTTAATGACAAGGGTGAAGTCCATGTCAACCGCGGTTTCCGTGTGCAGTTTAATAGTGCTATCGGTCCATATAAAGGTGGATGCCGTTTCCATCCAAGTGTAAACCTTTCCAGTCTGAAATTTCTCGGATTCGAGCAGATATTCAAGAACAGCTTGACTACCCTACCAATGGGTGGCGGTAAAGGTGGAGCTGATTTTGATGCCAAGGGTAAATCAGAATATGAGATCATGCGTTTCTGTCAGGCATTTATGAGTGAATTATTCCGTCATATCGGACCCGATCTGGATGTTCCAGCTGGCGATATCGGTGTTGGTGGCAGAGAAGTTGGTTTTATGTTCGGTATGTATAAAAAGCTGAAAAACGAATTTACAGGAGTTTTCACAGGTAAAGGTCAAAACTGGGGTGGCAGTTTGATCAGACCTGAAGCTACAGGTTATGGTGCTGTCTATTTCACTGAAGAGATGTTGAAAACAAAGGGAGAGTCTTTAGAAGGCAAGACAGTCGCTCTTTCCGGCTTTGGTAATGTATCTTGGGGTGCTTGTCAAAAGATCAATGATCTCGGCGGCAAGGTAGTAACCCTATCCGGTCCTGACGGCTATATCTATGATAAAGACGGTGTTACGGGAGAGAAAATCGAATACATGCTGGAACTAAGAGCTTCCAACAACGACCGTGTTTCTGATTATGCTGAAAAATTCAATTGTGAATTCTTTCCCGGCAAACGACCATGGGAAGTTCCAGTTGATATTGCTATGCCCTGTGCTATCCAAAATGAGCTTAATCTGGAAGATGCTAAGAATCTGGTCAAGAATGGTGCTAAAGTTCTTACAGAAGGTGCTAATATGCCGTGTACTCCTGAAGCGATTGAATTGTTACAAGAGAATAAAGTTATGTTTGCTCCCGGTAAAGCTGCCAATGCAGGTGGGGTTGCTACATCAGGTTTAGAAATGACCCAGAACAGTATGCGTCTGAAGTGGTCACGAGAAGAAGTAGATGAGAAACTACACAGAATCATGGTCTCTATCCATGATCAGTGTAAAGAATACGGTACCAGACCTGATGGATATATTGACTATATCAAAGGTGCCAATATAGCTGGCTTTATTAAAGTAGCCAATGCGATGGTAGATCAGGGAGTGATTTAATAATAGTGATTGGTCTTAGGTTTTAGGAAGTAGCGAAATAAAACTTAATACGAGAAAGAATAAAAAAAAGGCTGTCGAAGGACAGCCTTTTTTATTGCTAAAAAGTAGAAGATGTGAAAAATTGGTTTACAAAAGATCACTTGATAGATAAGGATGTGATTATGAACCAATATATAGCAAAATCAGCAAAGATCGGAGATAATTCTCAAACAGGCATCAATTCCATTGTTCTCGATAATGTGACAATAGGAGAGAACTGTCAGATAGGACATCATGTCATAATCTACGAAGGTACAGTAATTGGAAATAATGTAAGGATTGATGATAATACAATAATCGGGAAAAAACCGATGCACTCTCCCAGAAGTATTTTCAAAGAAGAGAAAGATTATAGACCAGCAAGAATTGGTGATGGATGCCTTATCGGTGCTAATGTGATCATTTATGTCCAAGCAGAAATGGGGGAGAACAATCTCATAGCAGATCTGGCAACGATCAGGGAGAATACTGAAATCGGTGATTTTAATATTATCGGTCGTAACGTCACTATCGAGAACTTTGTGAAAATCGGTAGTCGTAATAAAATTGAGACCAATTCCTATATTACTGCCTATTCTGAATTAGGTGATTATTGTTTTATAGCACCCTGTGTGGCGACGAGTAATGATAATTATATGGGTCGAGATAAAGAACGTTTTCATCATTTCAAGGGGGTAACTGTCAAATCTGGGGGTAGGATCGGAGTCAATGCTACAATATTGCCGGGTAAAACCATCGAAGAGGATGGTGTAGTTTCCGGGGGAGCAGTATTGACGAAAGATCTACCTGCTCAAGAGATCTGGGTCGGTAATCCG from Candidatus Cloacimonadota bacterium includes the following:
- the gdhA gene encoding NADP-specific glutamate dehydrogenase, which gives rise to MTFQDFMNKVAARNQGEPEFLQAVKEVVETIWDVYISEPRLVKANIMERIVEPERVIMFRVPWVNDKGEVHVNRGFRVQFNSAIGPYKGGCRFHPSVNLSSLKFLGFEQIFKNSLTTLPMGGGKGGADFDAKGKSEYEIMRFCQAFMSELFRHIGPDLDVPAGDIGVGGREVGFMFGMYKKLKNEFTGVFTGKGQNWGGSLIRPEATGYGAVYFTEEMLKTKGESLEGKTVALSGFGNVSWGACQKINDLGGKVVTLSGPDGYIYDKDGVTGEKIEYMLELRASNNDRVSDYAEKFNCEFFPGKRPWEVPVDIAMPCAIQNELNLEDAKNLVKNGAKVLTEGANMPCTPEAIELLQENKVMFAPGKAANAGGVATSGLEMTQNSMRLKWSREEVDEKLHRIMVSIHDQCKEYGTRPDGYIDYIKGANIAGFIKVANAMVDQGVI
- a CDS encoding N-acetyltransferase, which gives rise to MNQYIAKSAKIGDNSQTGINSIVLDNVTIGENCQIGHHVIIYEGTVIGNNVRIDDNTIIGKKPMHSPRSIFKEEKDYRPARIGDGCLIGANVIIYVQAEMGENNLIADLATIRENTEIGDFNIIGRNVTIENFVKIGSRNKIETNSYITAYSELGDYCFIAPCVATSNDNYMGRDKERFHHFKGVTVKSGGRIGVNATILPGKTIEEDGVVSGGAVLTKDLPAQEIWVGNPAKYFKEVDKKQLKKNNLDEEKK